One genomic segment of Streptomyces sp. RKND-216 includes these proteins:
- a CDS encoding ATP-binding protein produces the protein MPPSRGTAVLTLPGDAGPGFLAADFELDAEGTAVADARRRVRRQLRRWAFPADVCDTAQLLVSELFTNAVLHTDSSRVSCVLRAGGSRLRVEVRDDGSGACDPLPCWATPEDEHGRGLLLVDTFAEEWGVDRAGPGAGCVVWFELGHLAT, from the coding sequence GTGCCCCCATCTCGTGGCACAGCGGTACTGACGCTCCCGGGTGACGCCGGACCGGGCTTCCTCGCCGCGGACTTCGAACTCGACGCGGAGGGCACCGCGGTCGCGGACGCCCGCCGCCGCGTCCGGCGCCAGCTGCGCCGCTGGGCCTTCCCCGCGGACGTCTGCGACACCGCCCAGCTCCTCGTCTCCGAACTCTTCACCAACGCCGTGCTGCACACGGACAGTTCGCGCGTGAGCTGCGTACTGCGCGCCGGGGGCAGCCGGCTGCGGGTGGAGGTGCGGGACGACGGCAGCGGCGCCTGCGATCCGCTGCCCTGCTGGGCGACCCCGGAGGACGAGCACGGCCGCGGGCTGCTCCTCGTCGACACCTTCGCCGAAGAGTGGGGCGTCGACCGCGCCGGCCCGGGGGCGGGCTGCGTGGTCTGGTTCGAACTCGGGCACCTCGCGACCTGA
- a CDS encoding DUF397 domain-containing protein, whose amino-acid sequence MPARELGSVGWRKPWSGPNGGNCVEALKLSDGRVALRQSSDPDGPALIYSPHEIESFIAGAKNGEADFLLPTS is encoded by the coding sequence ATGCCCGCCCGGGAGCTGGGCAGCGTCGGCTGGCGCAAGCCGTGGAGCGGCCCCAACGGCGGCAACTGCGTGGAGGCGCTGAAGCTGTCGGACGGCCGGGTGGCCCTGCGGCAGTCCAGCGATCCCGACGGGCCGGCGCTCATCTACTCCCCCCACGAGATCGAGAGCTTCATCGCCGGAGCCAAGAACGGCGAGGCCGACTTCCTCCTGCCCACTTCGTGA
- a CDS encoding SAM-dependent methyltransferase, with product MTGNRYSADRIDTTAPHSARMYDYWLGGKTHYEADAEAAEAVMALWPGVRTGAQVNRWFMRRAARWLAEEAGIRQFLDVGAGIPTTPNLHQVTQAVAPDCRVVYADNDPIVLTYSEALLESSPEGRTVYVHADVTDPASILATPALRETLDLTRPVGLSMMALLHFVTDEGKPYDLVRELMGALPSGSYLMLSHCTPELDPPAWERLSQLAASRSDITGQARSHAEVSRFFDGLELVEPGVVVPHRWRPDGDESVADLTDAEVSLYAGVARKP from the coding sequence ATGACCGGCAACCGCTACTCCGCCGACCGCATCGACACCACCGCCCCGCACTCCGCCCGGATGTACGACTACTGGCTCGGGGGAAAGACGCACTACGAGGCCGACGCGGAGGCCGCCGAGGCCGTCATGGCGCTGTGGCCCGGCGTCCGCACCGGCGCGCAGGTGAACCGCTGGTTCATGCGGCGGGCCGCGCGCTGGCTCGCCGAGGAGGCCGGTATCCGGCAGTTCCTCGACGTCGGCGCAGGCATCCCCACCACCCCGAACCTGCACCAGGTCACCCAGGCCGTCGCCCCCGACTGCCGGGTGGTATACGCGGACAACGACCCGATCGTGCTGACGTACTCCGAGGCGCTGCTGGAGAGCAGCCCGGAGGGCCGGACGGTCTACGTGCACGCCGACGTCACCGACCCGGCGAGCATCCTTGCCACGCCGGCGTTGCGCGAGACGCTGGACCTCACCCGGCCCGTCGGCCTGTCGATGATGGCGCTGCTGCACTTCGTCACCGACGAGGGCAAGCCCTACGACCTGGTGCGCGAGCTGATGGGGGCGCTGCCGTCCGGCAGCTATCTGATGCTCTCCCACTGCACGCCGGAGCTGGACCCGCCGGCGTGGGAGCGGCTCTCGCAGCTCGCGGCCTCGCGCAGCGACATCACCGGCCAGGCGCGCAGCCACGCGGAGGTGTCCCGCTTCTTCGACGGGCTGGAGCTGGTGGAGCCCGGCGTGGTCGTGCCGCACCGCTGGCGCCCGGACGGCGACGAGTCCGTCGCCGACCTCACGGACGCGGAGGTGTCCCTGTACGCGGGAGTGGCGCGCAAGCCGTGA
- a CDS encoding helix-turn-helix transcriptional regulator: MPETRSAPTVGQIVLGLRLRDLREKAGVSFDQAAEALRVNPTTVRRMEKAEVGLKPVYVEKLLQVYNVGHAESLAFLSLVEEANNPGWWHRFRDVLPSWFSLYVSLEESASVIRAYEPQCVPGLLQTEDYARALLRVGFPGAPDEELDRRVALRMARQSLLARRKDVRLWAVLDETVLRRPVGGAAVMRAQIDRLAEAAAAPNVSLQILPYAAGPHPGMFGPFQLFRFDIPELPDIVYTESLTGAVYHDERADTVAYLEALDRMGAQAAPLSDTGRILGDLRKEL, from the coding sequence GTGCCGGAGACACGTTCGGCCCCCACGGTGGGGCAGATCGTTCTGGGTCTGCGGCTGCGTGACCTGCGTGAGAAGGCCGGGGTCAGCTTCGACCAGGCCGCGGAGGCGCTGCGCGTCAACCCGACCACGGTGCGCCGGATGGAGAAGGCCGAAGTCGGCCTGAAACCGGTGTACGTGGAGAAGCTGCTCCAGGTCTACAACGTCGGCCACGCGGAGAGTCTCGCCTTCCTCTCCCTCGTCGAGGAGGCCAACAACCCCGGCTGGTGGCACCGGTTCCGCGACGTGCTGCCGAGCTGGTTCAGCCTGTACGTGAGCCTGGAGGAGTCGGCGTCGGTCATCCGCGCCTACGAACCCCAGTGTGTTCCGGGGCTGTTGCAGACCGAGGACTACGCGCGGGCCCTGCTGCGCGTCGGCTTCCCCGGCGCCCCCGACGAGGAGCTGGACCGGCGCGTCGCGCTCCGCATGGCGCGGCAGTCGCTGCTGGCCCGACGGAAGGACGTCCGGCTGTGGGCGGTGCTCGACGAGACGGTGCTGCGGCGCCCGGTCGGCGGGGCCGCGGTGATGCGCGCGCAGATCGACCGGCTGGCCGAGGCGGCGGCCGCGCCGAACGTCTCCCTCCAGATCCTGCCGTACGCCGCCGGGCCGCATCCCGGCATGTTCGGCCCTTTCCAGCTCTTCCGCTTCGACATTCCCGAACTCCCGGACATCGTCTACACCGAGAGCCTCACCGGCGCCGTCTACCACGACGAACGCGCCGACACCGTGGCCTACCTCGAGGCGCTGGACCGGATGGGCGCACAGGCCGCGCCCCTGTCGGACACCGGACGCATCCTCGGTGACCTGCGCAAGGAGCTCTGA